The Myxococcota bacterium genome has a segment encoding these proteins:
- a CDS encoding 2-dehydropantoate 2-reductase N-terminal domain-containing protein — protein MTPVGGPALPKLALVGAGAVGLALGARLAAAGVDVAVLARTAAAARRSARDGIAGRDPATDEEIEARVSTAATSPAEIEDLASRTALLCVRAPDTATVVAELARTAPAIAVACAQNDVDNEDVAAAVFDRVVGVVVRQTCTRTSPRSALALGRGRIVVGPASAAASGDARALAAAFRAAGFDVGESPDVRADKWLKLCINLMSVPNALVRRGEHASEAFVEIKARLLEEARDALAAAGVAARSCDGRDRSLDEEIVFQRASAAAGTSARDLPLYNAVWAALRYGAPLEADLYHERIVALARAHGVAAPMNARALDLALRARREGRGPESARCADFLDGIHAA, from the coding sequence GTGACCCCCGTCGGCGGCCCGGCGCTCCCGAAGCTCGCGCTCGTCGGCGCGGGTGCCGTCGGGCTCGCGCTCGGCGCGCGCCTCGCGGCCGCCGGTGTCGACGTCGCGGTGCTCGCGCGCACGGCGGCGGCCGCGCGCCGCAGCGCGCGCGACGGCATTGCGGGGCGCGACCCGGCGACCGACGAGGAGATCGAGGCGCGCGTCTCCACGGCCGCAACCTCGCCGGCGGAGATCGAGGACCTCGCCTCGCGCACCGCGCTGCTCTGCGTGCGCGCTCCCGACACGGCGACCGTCGTCGCGGAGCTCGCGCGCACGGCGCCCGCGATCGCCGTCGCGTGCGCGCAGAACGACGTGGACAACGAGGACGTGGCGGCGGCGGTCTTCGACCGCGTCGTGGGCGTCGTCGTGCGGCAGACGTGCACGCGCACGTCGCCCCGCTCGGCACTCGCGCTCGGACGCGGGCGCATCGTCGTCGGCCCCGCCAGCGCGGCGGCCTCGGGAGACGCGCGCGCGCTCGCGGCCGCGTTCCGCGCGGCCGGCTTCGACGTCGGCGAGTCGCCGGACGTCCGCGCCGACAAGTGGCTCAAGCTCTGCATCAACCTGATGAGCGTCCCGAACGCACTCGTGCGCCGCGGCGAGCACGCGAGCGAGGCGTTCGTCGAGATCAAGGCGCGGCTGCTCGAGGAGGCGCGCGACGCGCTCGCGGCCGCGGGTGTCGCCGCGCGCTCGTGCGACGGGCGCGACCGATCGCTCGACGAGGAGATCGTCTTCCAGCGCGCGTCCGCCGCTGCGGGGACGAGCGCCCGCGACCTCCCGCTCTACAACGCGGTGTGGGCGGCGCTCCGCTACGGCGCGCCGCTCGAGGCCGACCTGTACCACGAGCGGATCGTCGCCCTCGCGCGGGCGCACGGCGTCGCCGCGCCGATGAACGCGCGCGCACTCGACCTCGCGCTGCGCGCGCGGCGCGAGGGGCGCGGCCCCGAGAGCGCGCGCTGCGCGGACTTCCTCGACGGAATCCACGCGGCCTGA
- a CDS encoding aspartate aminotransferase family protein, producing the protein MTDPNQDIAQRGSNVLVANYARQPIAIVRGEGCHLWDADGRRYLDLMGGIATVALGHAHPRVVGALESQAHKLWHASNLFTTEPQVRAAERIVAHSFAERVYFCNSGAEANEAALKLARRWHRDRGDDRFEIVAFHGSFHGRTLFTVSTTGTPAYWKGFEPLVPGVGFATFGDIASVEALVGERTAAIIVEPVQGESGVRPAPPGFLRDLRALADECGAILIFDEVQAGMGRTGTLFAYEQHDAVPDVMTLAKALGNGMPIGAMCTTERYAKALVPGSHASTFGGNPLATACADAVLAELTEGGVLEHARHVAKWLDERLARMARELGDRVVEVRGVGHLRGIELPAPVGDVVARCRDEGVLVIQAGPNTVRLAPALVITQAELEHGLAVLEAAIRA; encoded by the coding sequence ATGACCGATCCCAACCAGGACATCGCCCAGCGCGGCAGCAACGTGCTCGTCGCGAACTACGCCCGCCAGCCGATCGCCATCGTGCGCGGCGAGGGCTGCCACCTGTGGGACGCGGACGGGCGTCGCTACCTCGACCTGATGGGCGGCATCGCGACCGTCGCGCTCGGCCACGCGCACCCGCGCGTCGTCGGCGCGCTCGAGTCGCAGGCCCACAAGCTCTGGCACGCCTCGAACCTGTTCACCACCGAGCCGCAGGTGCGCGCGGCCGAGCGCATCGTCGCGCACTCGTTCGCCGAGCGCGTCTACTTCTGCAACTCGGGCGCCGAGGCGAACGAGGCCGCGCTCAAGCTCGCGCGGCGCTGGCACCGCGACCGCGGCGACGACCGCTTCGAGATCGTCGCCTTCCACGGGAGCTTCCACGGCCGCACGCTGTTCACGGTGAGCACGACCGGGACGCCCGCCTACTGGAAGGGCTTCGAGCCGCTCGTGCCCGGCGTCGGCTTCGCCACGTTCGGCGACATCGCGAGCGTCGAGGCGCTCGTCGGCGAGCGCACGGCCGCGATCATCGTCGAGCCCGTGCAGGGCGAGAGCGGCGTGCGCCCCGCCCCGCCCGGCTTCCTGCGCGACCTGCGCGCGCTCGCGGACGAGTGCGGCGCGATCCTGATCTTCGACGAGGTGCAGGCGGGCATGGGCCGCACGGGGACGCTGTTCGCGTACGAGCAGCACGACGCCGTGCCCGACGTGATGACGCTCGCCAAGGCGCTCGGCAACGGCATGCCGATCGGCGCGATGTGCACGACGGAGCGCTACGCGAAGGCGCTCGTACCGGGCTCGCACGCGTCGACGTTCGGCGGCAACCCGCTCGCGACGGCCTGCGCCGACGCCGTCCTCGCCGAGCTCACCGAGGGCGGCGTGCTCGAGCACGCGCGCCACGTCGCGAAGTGGCTCGACGAGCGCCTCGCGCGCATGGCGCGCGAGCTCGGCGACCGCGTCGTCGAGGTGCGCGGCGTCGGGCACCTGCGCGGCATCGAGCTCCCGGCTCCCGTCGGCGACGTCGTCGCGCGCTGCCGCGACGAAGGCGTGCTCGTCATCCAGGCGGGCCCGAACACGGTGCGGCTGGCACCGGCGCTCGTGATCACGCAGGCCGAGCTCGAGCACGGTCTCGCCGTCCTCGAAGCCGCGATCCGCGCCTAG
- a CDS encoding enoyl-CoA hydratase-related protein, with protein MPEFCRVERDGRLWTVTMSRPERMNALHPPANVELGEVFDAFAADDEAWVAILTGEGDRAFCAGNDLKYTAEGTGELAVGPMGFGGLTGRYDLVKPVIAAVNGVAMGGGFEIALACDLIVASENARFALPEPRVGLAALAGGMQRLPRQIGLKHAMGMLLTGRHVSAQEGRELGFVNEVVPHEELLPPARRWADQILACAPLSVRASKQVAMRSLDHASLEEACNARYDAVATLLRSDDFREGPRAFAEKRDPVWKGR; from the coding sequence ATGCCCGAGTTCTGCAGGGTCGAGCGCGACGGACGGCTGTGGACCGTCACGATGTCGCGCCCCGAGCGCATGAACGCGCTGCACCCGCCCGCGAACGTCGAGCTCGGCGAGGTCTTCGACGCGTTCGCGGCCGACGACGAGGCCTGGGTCGCGATCCTCACCGGCGAGGGCGACCGCGCCTTCTGCGCCGGCAACGACCTCAAGTACACGGCCGAGGGAACCGGCGAGCTCGCGGTCGGGCCGATGGGCTTCGGCGGGCTCACGGGCCGCTACGACCTCGTGAAGCCGGTGATCGCGGCCGTGAACGGCGTCGCGATGGGCGGGGGCTTCGAGATCGCCCTCGCGTGCGACCTGATCGTCGCGTCGGAGAACGCGCGCTTCGCGCTGCCCGAGCCGCGCGTCGGGCTCGCCGCGCTCGCGGGCGGCATGCAGCGGCTCCCGCGCCAGATCGGCCTCAAGCACGCGATGGGCATGCTGCTCACGGGCCGCCACGTGTCGGCGCAGGAGGGGCGCGAGCTCGGCTTCGTGAACGAGGTGGTGCCGCACGAGGAGCTCTTGCCCCCGGCGCGGCGCTGGGCCGACCAGATCCTCGCCTGCGCGCCGCTCTCGGTGCGCGCGTCCAAGCAGGTGGCGATGCGGAGCCTCGACCACGCCTCGCTCGAGGAGGCGTGCAACGCGCGCTACGACGCCGTCGCGACGCTCCTGCGCAGCGACGACTTCCGCGAAGGCCCGCGCGCCTTCGCCGAGAAGCGCGACCCGGTCTGGAAGGGTCGTTAG
- a CDS encoding response regulator, which produces MTGDEARAPRPPVGRPRILVVDDDKVAREMTRDALSSRYEVLTAVDGFDATASIFSDHPDLIVLDLEMPRVNGLDVLRAMRRAGSTLPVLVVSGRLARATDRLRVLALGATDVLAKPVHRFELLQKIDMLLRLPTSVLANPVSGDVERMLADTAGMDVLDDAAFERRIELASRFQVEFGLDSTIVAVESDDVAMLDALLELACSRLRAEDSALRLSDRRALLLLCASAPPIAPVVLRRLARQLAEEGGSAACMRCARHEVEPFFDGVKWDDLFVELAPWPPPEPAPEPRPRS; this is translated from the coding sequence GTGACCGGCGACGAAGCACGAGCCCCGCGTCCGCCCGTCGGCCGCCCGCGCATCCTCGTCGTCGACGACGACAAGGTCGCGCGCGAGATGACGCGCGACGCGCTCTCCTCCCGGTACGAAGTCCTCACCGCCGTCGACGGCTTCGACGCGACGGCGAGCATCTTCAGCGACCACCCCGACCTGATCGTCCTCGACCTCGAGATGCCGCGCGTGAACGGCCTCGACGTGCTGCGCGCGATGCGCCGCGCGGGCTCGACCCTTCCCGTGCTCGTCGTCTCGGGCCGCCTCGCCCGCGCGACCGACCGGCTGCGCGTGCTCGCGCTCGGTGCGACGGACGTGCTCGCGAAGCCCGTCCACCGCTTCGAGCTGCTGCAGAAGATCGACATGCTGCTGCGCCTGCCGACGTCGGTGCTCGCGAACCCCGTCTCCGGCGACGTCGAGCGCATGCTCGCCGACACGGCGGGAATGGACGTGCTCGACGACGCCGCGTTCGAGCGCCGCATCGAGCTCGCCTCGCGCTTCCAGGTCGAGTTCGGGCTCGACTCGACGATCGTCGCGGTCGAGAGCGACGACGTCGCGATGCTCGACGCACTCCTCGAGCTCGCGTGCAGCCGGCTGCGCGCCGAGGACTCGGCGCTGCGGCTCTCCGACCGGCGCGCGCTCCTCCTGCTGTGCGCGAGCGCGCCGCCGATCGCGCCGGTCGTGCTGCGACGGCTCGCGCGGCAGCTCGCCGAGGAGGGCGGGAGCGCGGCGTGCATGCGCTGCGCGCGTCACGAGGTGGAGCCGTTCTTCGACGGCGTGAAGTGGGACGACCTGTTCGTCGAGCTCGCGCCCTGGCCGCCGCCCGAGCCCGCGCCGGAGCCGCGCCCGCGAAGCTAG
- a CDS encoding M20 family metallopeptidase produces MPHPDVDALKRAVSHSIDRLEPELLRVSHAIHARPELAFEEREAQALLVGALRAAGLAVDPGAYGLPTAFAADFGAADGPRVAVLAEYDALPDIGHACGHNLIATSALGAALALAELGDALPGRVRLLGTPAEERGGGKERMAREGALEGVDAALMMHPSSVDLVTMPCTALAEVDVIYRGTAAHAAAMPERGVNALDALVTAYQSIAQLRQHIRPRERIHGVITEGGGAPNIVPDRAVGRFYVRAANQRELDALKKRVAACFEAGALATGATVEVQWSDVDYLDIRRNEPLEEAFRSNAERLGRSFFPIDKLPASLAGSTDMGNVSHRVPSIHPMLAAAPVHCTIHNAEFALHARAEIGDRAAIDGAKALAMTALDVLADADLRARARAIFESRADG; encoded by the coding sequence ATGCCGCACCCCGACGTCGACGCCCTCAAGCGCGCGGTCTCGCATAGCATCGATCGGCTCGAGCCCGAGCTCCTGCGCGTCTCGCACGCGATCCACGCGCGGCCCGAGCTCGCGTTCGAGGAGCGCGAGGCGCAGGCCCTGCTCGTCGGTGCGCTTCGCGCCGCGGGCCTCGCCGTCGACCCGGGCGCCTACGGCCTGCCGACCGCGTTCGCCGCCGACTTCGGCGCGGCCGACGGGCCGCGCGTCGCCGTGCTCGCCGAGTACGACGCGCTGCCCGACATCGGGCACGCCTGCGGCCACAACCTGATCGCGACGTCCGCGCTCGGCGCCGCGCTCGCGCTCGCCGAGCTCGGCGACGCCCTTCCCGGCCGCGTGCGCCTGCTCGGGACGCCGGCCGAGGAGCGCGGCGGCGGCAAGGAGCGGATGGCGCGCGAGGGCGCGCTCGAGGGCGTCGACGCGGCGCTCATGATGCACCCGTCGAGCGTCGACCTCGTGACGATGCCGTGCACGGCGCTCGCCGAGGTCGACGTGATCTACCGGGGGACGGCGGCGCACGCCGCCGCCATGCCGGAGCGCGGTGTCAACGCGCTCGATGCGCTCGTCACCGCCTACCAGTCGATCGCACAGCTGCGCCAGCACATCCGCCCGCGCGAGCGCATCCACGGCGTGATCACGGAAGGCGGCGGCGCGCCCAACATCGTCCCCGACCGCGCCGTCGGCCGCTTCTACGTGCGCGCCGCGAACCAGCGCGAGCTCGACGCGTTGAAGAAGCGGGTGGCCGCGTGCTTCGAGGCCGGTGCCCTCGCCACGGGCGCGACCGTCGAGGTGCAGTGGAGCGACGTCGACTACCTCGACATCCGGCGCAACGAGCCGCTCGAGGAGGCGTTCCGCTCGAACGCCGAGCGCCTCGGCCGCAGCTTCTTCCCGATCGACAAGCTGCCCGCGAGCCTGGCCGGCAGCACGGACATGGGCAACGTCAGCCACCGCGTGCCCTCCATCCACCCGATGCTCGCCGCGGCGCCCGTCCACTGCACGATCCACAACGCCGAGTTCGCCCTGCACGCGCGCGCGGAGATCGGCGACCGCGCGGCGATCGACGGCGCGAAGGCGCTCGCGATGACGGCGCTCGACGTGCTCGCCGACGCCGACCTGCGCGCGCGCGCGCGCGCGATCTTCGAGAGCCGCGCCGATGGCTGA
- a CDS encoding helix-turn-helix domain-containing protein, with protein MTSSVSDAQGGAPRRLRSDDGRLVRGRRSRARILRAARELFRERGFDGATLRAIAERAGMGASSIYRHVRSKEELLVSELAVLQEEAWKRFRASDDRRAPTAARVERFLRLQHELLAADRDFTLIALRATTRPQARVARQVLALHDRTIGLLAEILQIGRMRGDLARDLDVLEAARTLFHITQGARIPWVNGLVDDDACLDAIRRDVELLVRGIGAQRPAQA; from the coding sequence GTGACGTCGAGCGTCTCCGATGCGCAGGGAGGCGCGCCGCGGAGGCTGCGCTCCGACGACGGGCGGCTCGTGCGCGGCCGCCGCAGCCGCGCGCGCATCCTGCGCGCGGCGCGCGAGCTCTTCCGCGAGCGGGGCTTCGACGGCGCGACCCTGCGCGCCATCGCCGAGCGCGCGGGCATGGGGGCGAGCTCGATCTACCGGCACGTGCGCTCGAAGGAGGAGCTGCTCGTGAGCGAGCTCGCCGTGCTGCAGGAGGAGGCGTGGAAGCGCTTCCGCGCGAGCGACGACCGGCGCGCGCCGACGGCCGCGCGCGTCGAGCGCTTCCTCCGCCTCCAGCACGAGCTGCTCGCCGCCGATCGCGACTTCACGCTGATCGCGCTGCGCGCGACGACGCGACCGCAGGCGCGCGTCGCGCGCCAGGTGCTCGCGCTGCACGATCGCACGATCGGCCTGCTCGCGGAGATCCTCCAGATCGGGCGCATGCGCGGCGACCTCGCGCGCGACCTCGACGTGCTCGAGGCGGCCCGGACGCTCTTCCACATCACGCAGGGGGCGCGGATCCCGTGGGTCAACGGGCTCGTCGACGACGACGCCTGCCTCGACGCGATCCGCCGCGACGTCGAGCTGCTCGTGCGCGGCATCGGCGCGCAGCGCCCGGCGCAGGCCTAG
- a CDS encoding GNAT family N-acetyltransferase — protein MAHVDDGFGAGRSGAVAVAAGRAPAGGHGGGHARLLDVGPLDVGPLDEPERDAAVQLLARAFRDNPLNTAVVGGRARRRLRANRAGTRAALESARGLALVLGARRAGALVGVLVAQPPGVHPLPLPGVATQLRVLAAQGLRTARRWARVHFELERAHPREPHWYLDMVGVEPDAQRRGVGRALLDAFLARVDADGAPSYLETDRRENLALYARAAYRVVGEERVLGVPVFRLWRRPGGA, from the coding sequence ATGGCGCACGTCGACGACGGCTTCGGCGCAGGGCGTTCCGGTGCGGTCGCGGTCGCGGCGGGGCGCGCGCCCGCCGGCGGGCACGGCGGTGGGCACGCGCGGCTGCTCGACGTCGGGCCGCTCGACGTCGGGCCGCTCGACGAACCAGAGCGCGACGCGGCGGTGCAGCTGCTCGCTCGCGCGTTCCGCGACAACCCGCTCAACACCGCGGTCGTCGGCGGCCGTGCGCGCCGCCGGCTGCGCGCCAACCGGGCCGGGACGCGCGCCGCGCTCGAGAGCGCGCGCGGTCTCGCGCTCGTGCTCGGCGCCCGGCGCGCGGGCGCGCTCGTCGGCGTGCTGGTCGCGCAGCCGCCCGGCGTCCACCCGCTCCCGCTCCCGGGCGTCGCGACCCAGCTGCGCGTGCTCGCCGCGCAGGGGCTCCGCACCGCGCGCCGCTGGGCGCGCGTCCACTTCGAGCTCGAGCGCGCGCACCCGCGCGAGCCGCACTGGTACCTCGACATGGTCGGCGTCGAGCCGGACGCGCAGCGCCGCGGCGTCGGACGGGCCCTGCTCGACGCGTTCCTCGCGCGTGTCGACGCGGACGGGGCGCCGAGCTACCTCGAGACGGACCGACGCGAGAATCTCGCTCTCTACGCGCGCGCGGCGTATCGCGTCGTCGGCGAGGAACGCGTGCTCGGGGTCCCGGTGTTCCGCCTGTGGCGGAGGCCGGGCGGGGCCTAG
- a CDS encoding cyclic nucleotide-binding domain-containing protein: MAGEDLQGWLASADAAERRGDGAALVDALERAAALAPGEPKLWKRLARSYQDVGRYQETLAALVRAAELYTRAGAGIQAIAVCNWILDVDPMHTATLDRLAALRDGVGPAAARPARARPAARPAARGAAPIEELLLVEEAADGSLDGGADEVDVTEVLELDDEVVGEDVVAPALGDEGGEKAPRAGAPPAPALERAPAAERAPAAELPCEPDPPAADPEARAAARSLVATPIFGRLGVRALRKLVAAARRVAVAEGDVVFREGDAPDALYVVVEGAVVPIAEATDASPRRRLGVIEAGGYFGEIALVTNEPRNATIEALVDTELLAIDRAVVAELLDEEPEMLAVLLRLLRERLVARLVRTSAVFAGLAAAERRALARRFRLLEVRAGATLIEQGQAASALYLVLAGALRASAREDACGEKEIATLGPGAPCGEMSLLRGVPASATVRAARKSWVLMLPRAEFERAAEEARGLRERLAAIADARRAEGLAAFDPEDSFDDADVVELV, encoded by the coding sequence ATGGCGGGCGAAGACCTCCAGGGATGGCTGGCGAGCGCGGACGCGGCCGAGCGCCGCGGCGACGGCGCGGCGCTCGTCGACGCGCTCGAACGCGCGGCCGCCCTGGCTCCCGGCGAGCCCAAGCTCTGGAAGCGCCTCGCGCGCAGCTACCAGGACGTCGGCCGCTACCAGGAGACGCTCGCCGCCCTCGTCCGGGCGGCCGAGCTCTACACGAGGGCCGGCGCGGGGATCCAGGCGATCGCCGTCTGCAACTGGATCCTCGACGTCGACCCCATGCACACCGCGACGCTCGACCGGCTGGCCGCGCTGCGCGACGGCGTCGGGCCGGCCGCCGCGCGACCCGCGCGCGCGCGGCCCGCGGCGCGCCCTGCCGCGCGCGGCGCCGCGCCGATCGAGGAGCTCCTGCTGGTCGAGGAGGCGGCGGACGGGTCGCTCGACGGCGGCGCCGACGAGGTCGACGTGACGGAGGTGCTCGAGCTCGACGACGAGGTCGTCGGCGAGGACGTCGTCGCGCCCGCGCTCGGGGACGAGGGAGGGGAGAAGGCGCCGCGCGCGGGCGCGCCGCCGGCACCCGCGCTGGAGCGCGCGCCCGCCGCGGAACGCGCGCCCGCCGCCGAGCTCCCGTGCGAGCCCGACCCGCCGGCGGCCGACCCCGAGGCGCGCGCGGCCGCGCGCTCGCTCGTCGCGACGCCGATCTTCGGCCGCCTCGGCGTGCGCGCGCTCCGCAAGCTCGTCGCGGCGGCGCGCCGCGTCGCGGTGGCCGAGGGAGACGTGGTGTTCCGCGAGGGCGACGCGCCGGACGCGCTCTACGTCGTGGTCGAGGGCGCGGTCGTACCGATCGCCGAGGCGACCGACGCGAGCCCGCGCCGCCGGCTCGGCGTGATCGAGGCGGGCGGCTACTTCGGCGAGATCGCGCTCGTCACGAACGAGCCGCGCAACGCGACGATCGAGGCGCTCGTCGACACCGAGCTGCTCGCCATCGACCGCGCCGTCGTCGCCGAGCTGCTCGACGAGGAGCCCGAGATGCTGGCGGTGCTGCTGCGGCTGCTGCGCGAGCGGCTCGTCGCGCGCCTCGTCCGGACGAGCGCGGTGTTCGCCGGCCTCGCGGCCGCGGAGCGGCGCGCACTCGCGCGCCGGTTCCGGCTGCTCGAGGTGCGCGCGGGTGCGACGCTGATCGAGCAGGGCCAGGCCGCGAGCGCGCTCTACCTGGTGCTCGCCGGCGCACTCCGCGCGTCGGCCCGCGAGGACGCGTGCGGCGAGAAGGAGATCGCCACGTTAGGCCCGGGCGCGCCGTGCGGGGAGATGTCGCTGCTGCGAGGCGTGCCGGCGAGCGCCACGGTGCGCGCCGCCCGCAAGTCGTGGGTGCTGATGCTGCCGCGGGCCGAGTTCGAGCGCGCGGCGGAGGAGGCGCGCGGCCTGCGCGAGCGGCTCGCCGCGATCGCCGATGCGCGCCGCGCCGAAGGGCTCGCCGCCTTCGACCCCGAGGACTCCTTCGACGACGCCGACGTGGTGGAGCTCGTGTGA
- a CDS encoding NADPH:quinone oxidoreductase family protein, translated as MRAVVVEEPCEPRALRVRDDVDEPAAAPGEVVVAVRAAALNFSDVLLARGRYQERPPLPFVLGRELAGEVAAVGEGVAGLAPGDRVAASGTVGAFAERAAVAAARCIRVPDALDFARAAALPITYGTSHAALVDRAALRRGETVLVHAAAGGTGLAAVQIAAARGARVFATAGGAEKCALALAHGAERAVDTAEGDFVERVRAWTDGRGVDVVFDPVGGDTALRSLDCLAWKGRLLVVGFASGDIPALALDCVQRAGVDVVGVNWPGFEARAPERARALLDDLFALAARGALRPAVALHRGLEAIPEALAALAERRTQGKLVVEVARHTAGEVSAR; from the coding sequence GTGCGCGCCGTCGTCGTCGAGGAGCCCTGCGAGCCGCGCGCGCTGCGCGTGCGCGACGACGTCGACGAGCCCGCGGCCGCGCCCGGCGAGGTGGTGGTCGCCGTGCGCGCCGCCGCGCTCAACTTCTCCGACGTGCTGCTCGCGCGCGGCCGCTACCAGGAGCGTCCGCCGCTGCCCTTCGTGCTCGGGCGCGAGCTCGCGGGCGAGGTCGCGGCCGTCGGCGAGGGCGTCGCGGGCCTCGCGCCCGGCGACCGCGTCGCGGCGTCCGGCACGGTCGGTGCCTTCGCCGAGCGCGCGGCCGTCGCTGCCGCGCGCTGCATCCGCGTGCCCGACGCGCTCGACTTCGCGCGCGCCGCGGCGCTTCCCATCACCTATGGAACGAGCCACGCCGCGCTCGTCGACCGCGCCGCGCTGCGACGCGGCGAGACGGTGCTCGTGCACGCGGCCGCGGGCGGGACGGGCCTCGCCGCCGTGCAGATCGCGGCGGCGCGCGGCGCGCGCGTCTTCGCGACCGCGGGGGGCGCGGAGAAGTGCGCGCTCGCGCTCGCGCACGGCGCCGAACGCGCCGTCGACACGGCCGAGGGCGACTTCGTCGAGCGCGTGCGCGCGTGGACCGACGGGCGCGGCGTCGATGTCGTCTTCGACCCGGTCGGCGGCGACACGGCGCTCCGCTCGCTCGACTGCCTCGCGTGGAAGGGGAGGCTGCTCGTCGTCGGCTTCGCGAGCGGCGACATCCCGGCGCTGGCGCTCGACTGCGTGCAGCGGGCCGGCGTCGACGTCGTCGGCGTGAACTGGCCGGGCTTCGAGGCGCGCGCGCCCGAGCGCGCGCGCGCACTGCTCGACGACCTGTTCGCGCTCGCGGCGCGGGGCGCGCTGCGGCCCGCGGTCGCGCTCCACCGCGGCCTCGAGGCGATCCCCGAGGCGCTCGCCGCTCTCGCCGAGCGGCGCACGCAGGGGAAGCTCGTCGTCGAGGTCGCGCGCCACACGGCGGGCGAGGTGTCGGCGCGCTGA
- a CDS encoding adenylate/guanylate cyclase domain-containing protein has product MEPAAPSTTLELRFEHDGEERSVVAGEGDFLIGRAPSCSLVLVDDSVSRRHARITCDGSTWTITDLGSKNGVKVNTYRTTQQRLHDGDRIDLGAVRLYVRIARARPAAPANVVFEAKSEKGRRTEILDVARLDTLLASREGSTQSSVSPLAAPDESERAPEMARLAPGVRLFGDAVEALISCESLDETLERILELVFRSIPAERGVICLHDEATGTTTPKVMRTLEGAADEPIRISTHIANDVLERRQSLIVNDPLHDERFGGAESVILMHIRSAMCAPLYRDGHVVGFVYVDRQSVDDPFTSEHLQALSALGILSAVAVERTGLRERLRHEQEIRGRLARYSSPAVVDRIVGTPHEPGRMVAEEADVSVVFADLCGFTAMAETLEPAETVRMLNQVFERLTEAIFELEGTLDKFRGDGLMAFFGAPLPMPDHAERAVRAALRMQELLAELNSYSKRRSLEMRIGINSGAVVVGDIGSPERKDYTVIGDVVNIASRLEASVALPGEVVVGEETWRRVSSLFEGEPLEPARLKGKRQVVRPVRVLGPRAD; this is encoded by the coding sequence ATGGAACCCGCCGCGCCGTCGACCACGCTCGAGCTCCGCTTCGAGCACGACGGCGAGGAGCGCTCGGTCGTCGCAGGCGAGGGCGACTTCCTGATCGGGCGCGCGCCGAGCTGCTCGCTCGTGCTCGTCGACGACAGCGTCTCGCGCCGGCATGCGCGCATCACCTGCGACGGGTCGACCTGGACGATCACCGACCTCGGCTCGAAGAACGGCGTCAAGGTCAACACCTACCGCACGACGCAGCAGCGGCTCCACGACGGCGACCGCATCGATCTCGGCGCCGTGCGGCTCTACGTGCGGATCGCGCGCGCGCGCCCCGCCGCGCCCGCCAACGTGGTCTTCGAGGCGAAGTCCGAGAAGGGGCGCCGCACGGAGATCCTCGACGTCGCCCGCCTCGACACGCTGCTCGCGTCGCGCGAGGGCAGCACGCAGAGCAGCGTGTCGCCGCTCGCGGCGCCCGACGAGAGCGAACGCGCGCCCGAGATGGCGCGGCTCGCGCCCGGCGTGCGCCTGTTCGGCGACGCGGTCGAGGCGCTGATCTCCTGCGAGTCGCTCGACGAGACGCTCGAGCGCATCCTCGAGCTCGTGTTCCGCAGCATCCCGGCCGAGCGCGGCGTCATCTGCCTGCACGACGAAGCGACCGGGACGACGACGCCCAAGGTGATGCGCACGCTCGAGGGCGCGGCGGACGAGCCGATCCGCATCAGCACGCACATCGCGAACGACGTGCTCGAGCGGCGCCAGTCGCTGATCGTGAACGACCCGCTGCACGACGAGCGTTTCGGTGGCGCGGAGAGCGTGATCCTCATGCACATCCGCTCGGCGATGTGCGCGCCGCTCTACCGCGACGGCCACGTCGTCGGCTTCGTCTACGTCGACCGCCAGAGCGTCGACGACCCGTTCACGAGCGAGCACCTCCAGGCGCTCTCCGCGCTGGGCATCCTGTCGGCGGTCGCCGTCGAGCGCACGGGGCTGCGCGAGCGGCTCCGCCACGAGCAGGAGATCCGCGGGCGGCTCGCGCGCTACAGCTCGCCCGCGGTCGTCGACCGCATCGTCGGCACACCGCACGAGCCCGGGCGGATGGTCGCCGAGGAGGCGGACGTCAGCGTCGTCTTCGCCGACCTGTGCGGCTTCACGGCGATGGCCGAGACGCTCGAGCCCGCCGAGACGGTGCGGATGCTGAACCAGGTGTTCGAGCGGCTCACCGAGGCGATCTTCGAGCTCGAGGGGACGCTCGACAAGTTCCGCGGCGACGGGCTGATGGCGTTCTTCGGTGCGCCGCTCCCGATGCCCGACCACGCGGAACGCGCCGTGCGCGCGGCGCTGCGCATGCAGGAGCTGCTCGCCGAGCTCAACTCGTACTCGAAGCGGCGCAGCCTCGAGATGCGCATCGGGATCAACTCGGGCGCGGTGGTCGTCGGCGACATCGGCTCGCCCGAGCGCAAGGACTACACGGTGATCGGCGACGTCGTGAACATCGCGAGCCGGCTCGAGGCCTCCGTCGCGCTGCCGGGCGAGGTCGTCGTCGGCGAGGAGACGTGGCGGCGCGTGTCGTCGCTCTTCGAGGGCGAGCCGCTCGAGCCGGCGCGCCTCAAGGGCAAGCGCCAGGTCGTCCGCCCCGTCCGCGTGCTCGGCCCGCGCGCCGACTGA